A DNA window from Rhizobium sp. NXC14 contains the following coding sequences:
- a CDS encoding urease accessory protein UreD produces MTSAAVSTRPQRAEGRGHLAARLLDGRTRIRELYQEGAAKIRLPDTFDASMEAVIINTAGGLTGGDRLDWSVVAGAGTKIDVTTQACEKIYKASAGTAEVTTRIEVGVGARVDWLPQETILFDRAALFRRLDVDLDESAEFLAVEAVLLGRKAMGEAVETGLFRDRWRIRRSGRLIHAEELRLSEGIAALTARQAVLGGQVAFATLLYAGPLAEAYLGKVRPLVEGIMGGASAWSDKLVVRLAAADGFTLRKILIPVISVLRNGAPVPKVWNL; encoded by the coding sequence ATGACGAGTGCGGCAGTGAGTACCAGACCGCAAAGAGCGGAGGGACGGGGGCATCTGGCGGCAAGGCTGCTCGATGGGCGCACTCGTATTCGCGAGCTCTATCAGGAGGGCGCGGCGAAGATCCGCTTGCCTGATACTTTCGACGCCTCGATGGAAGCCGTCATCATCAACACCGCGGGCGGGCTGACCGGCGGCGATCGGCTGGACTGGAGCGTTGTTGCCGGCGCGGGCACGAAGATCGACGTTACCACCCAGGCCTGCGAAAAGATCTACAAGGCGTCGGCCGGCACAGCCGAGGTGACGACCCGCATCGAAGTCGGCGTTGGAGCGCGCGTCGACTGGCTTCCGCAGGAAACGATCCTCTTCGACAGAGCAGCGCTTTTCCGCCGCCTGGACGTCGATCTCGACGAAAGCGCCGAATTCCTGGCCGTCGAAGCGGTGCTGCTCGGCCGCAAGGCAATGGGCGAGGCGGTGGAGACTGGGCTCTTTCGTGACCGCTGGCGTATCCGCCGCTCGGGCCGGCTGATCCATGCCGAGGAGCTTAGACTTTCCGAGGGTATCGCGGCATTGACCGCGCGTCAGGCCGTGCTCGGCGGGCAGGTGGCCTTTGCGACGCTGCTTTATGCCGGTCCGCTGGCTGAAGCCTATCTCGGCAAGGTGCGGCCGCTCGTCGAAGGGATCATGGGCGGCGCGAGCGCCTGGAGCGACAAGCTCGTCGTTCGCCTTGCCGCAGCCGACGGTTTTACGCTCAGAAAAATCCTGATTCCGGTCATTTCCGTCTTGCGCAACGGTGCGCCTGTGCCGAAAGTCTGGAATCTATGA
- a CDS encoding DUF1272 domain-containing protein — protein MLELRPNCECCDKDLPPESAEARICTYECTFCADCVDGVLKGTCPNCGGNLVARPIRPAAMLAKHQASTKRVLKAEGCAPRAA, from the coding sequence ATGCTGGAACTGAGACCCAATTGCGAATGCTGCGACAAGGATCTGCCGCCGGAGAGCGCTGAGGCGCGGATCTGCACCTACGAATGCACCTTCTGCGCCGATTGCGTGGACGGCGTGCTGAAGGGCACTTGCCCCAATTGCGGCGGCAATCTCGTCGCCAGGCCCATCCGGCCGGCCGCCATGCTCGCCAAACATCAGGCGTCGACGAAACGCGTGCTGAAGGCCGAGGGCTGTGCGCCCAGAGCGGCTTAA
- the urtD gene encoding urea ABC transporter ATP-binding protein UrtD, giving the protein MIPDVKPNSVLYLSGVSVSFDGFKALNSLSIVIEPGELRAIIGPNGAGKTTMMDIITGKTRPDEGEVFFNGTVDLTKKDEADIAQLGIGRKFQKPTVFESHTVWDNLELALNRRRSVFSTLFYRLSSEDRTRIDEILETVRLTHRRDELAANLSHGQKQWLEIGMLLAQEPKLLLVDEPVAGMTDAETAETAILLKNIAKTRSVVVVEHDMGFIRDLGVKVTCLAEGSVLAEGSIDFVSSDPKVIENYLGR; this is encoded by the coding sequence ATGATTCCCGACGTCAAACCCAACAGCGTGCTCTATCTCAGCGGCGTCTCCGTTTCCTTCGACGGCTTCAAGGCGCTGAATTCGCTCTCGATCGTCATCGAGCCCGGCGAGCTTCGCGCCATTATTGGCCCGAACGGCGCCGGCAAGACGACGATGATGGATATCATCACCGGCAAGACCAGGCCTGATGAGGGCGAGGTTTTCTTCAACGGGACCGTCGACCTCACCAAGAAGGATGAGGCCGACATCGCTCAGCTCGGCATCGGCCGCAAGTTCCAGAAGCCGACGGTCTTCGAAAGCCATACGGTCTGGGACAATCTGGAACTGGCGCTGAACCGCCGCCGCTCCGTCTTCTCGACGCTGTTCTATCGACTTTCGAGCGAAGACAGGACGCGCATCGATGAGATTCTCGAAACCGTGCGGCTGACCCACCGCCGCGACGAATTGGCTGCCAATCTATCGCACGGGCAGAAGCAATGGCTGGAGATCGGCATGTTGCTTGCCCAGGAGCCGAAGCTGCTGCTCGTCGACGAGCCGGTCGCCGGCATGACGGATGCGGAGACAGCGGAAACGGCGATTCTGCTCAAGAATATCGCGAAGACCCGGTCGGTCGTCGTCGTTGAGCACGACATGGGCTTCATCCGCGACCTCGGCGTCAAGGTGACCTGCCTTGCGGAAGGATCGGTGCTGGCGGAGGGATCGATCGATTTCGTCAGTTCGGATCCGAAGGTGATCGAGAATTATCTAGGAAGGTGA
- the urtB gene encoding urea ABC transporter permease subunit UrtB, whose translation MFRAIQILLLTFCLMLSGLTLSGTGLRAEDDVHALVDALGVGGFPERDAAIRALAASGDTHVSQILQQLSDGQLYVNSEGGPVLVQGGTEDEPTYSDPITGEAVADVDPDLMSKVKINNALRTTITTMMSQLTLLSPDRSARLAAAEGMLRDADPANLELLNSALSAEKDGEIKNTMEAARAVMVLKSDAGLEEKRAAIDMIAARGGRDALTILTTAMANAPDDLKPAIQTEINSINRDLALWDVVQNVWYGLSLGSVLLLAAIGLAITFGVMGVINMAHGEMVMIGAYTTYVVQETIASAFPSLADYSLAFAVPAAFLFTGLVGLVIERSVIRYLYGRPLETLLATWGVSLILQQAIRSYFGPTNREVRNPSWMSGAFDFGGLVITWNRLWIIAFSVVVFLTLLMLLKRSAFGLQMRAVTQNRRMASSMGIRTGWVDAFTFALGSGIAGMAGVALSQIDNVSPNLGQNYIIDSFMVVVFGGVGNLWGTLVGALSLGVVNKFLEPFAGAVLGKILVLVLIILFIQKRPRGLFALKGRAVEA comes from the coding sequence ATGTTTCGCGCCATCCAGATTCTCCTTCTGACATTTTGTCTGATGCTTTCGGGCCTGACGCTTTCTGGGACCGGCCTTCGCGCCGAGGACGACGTGCACGCTCTCGTCGATGCGCTCGGCGTCGGCGGCTTTCCCGAGCGCGACGCGGCCATCCGGGCGCTTGCCGCTTCCGGGGATACGCATGTCAGCCAGATCCTGCAGCAGCTGAGCGACGGCCAACTCTACGTCAATTCGGAGGGTGGTCCCGTGCTCGTGCAGGGCGGGACGGAGGACGAGCCCACCTATTCCGATCCGATCACCGGGGAGGCGGTTGCCGATGTTGATCCCGACTTGATGTCGAAGGTCAAGATCAACAATGCACTGCGCACCACGATCACGACGATGATGAGCCAGCTGACGCTTCTGAGCCCGGATCGCTCGGCGCGGCTCGCTGCGGCCGAGGGCATGCTTAGGGATGCCGATCCTGCCAATCTCGAACTCCTGAATTCGGCTCTTTCAGCCGAGAAGGATGGCGAGATCAAAAACACGATGGAAGCGGCGCGGGCCGTGATGGTGCTGAAGAGCGATGCCGGTCTCGAGGAGAAGCGGGCTGCCATCGATATGATCGCCGCCCGCGGCGGCCGCGATGCGCTGACGATCCTGACGACGGCGATGGCGAATGCGCCCGACGATCTGAAGCCCGCGATCCAGACGGAGATCAATTCGATCAACCGTGACCTGGCGCTCTGGGACGTCGTCCAGAACGTCTGGTACGGCCTGTCGCTCGGCTCGGTGCTGCTCTTGGCCGCTATCGGCCTTGCCATCACCTTCGGCGTCATGGGCGTCATCAACATGGCGCATGGCGAGATGGTGATGATCGGCGCCTATACGACCTATGTCGTGCAGGAAACGATCGCCTCGGCCTTCCCCTCGCTTGCCGATTATTCACTGGCCTTCGCGGTGCCGGCTGCCTTCCTCTTCACCGGTCTGGTCGGTCTCGTCATCGAACGTTCGGTGATCCGCTATCTCTACGGCCGCCCGCTGGAGACCCTGCTTGCCACCTGGGGCGTGTCGCTGATCCTGCAGCAGGCGATCCGCAGCTATTTCGGCCCGACCAACCGCGAGGTCCGCAATCCGAGCTGGATGTCCGGTGCCTTCGATTTCGGCGGGCTGGTCATCACCTGGAACCGGCTCTGGATCATCGCCTTCTCTGTGGTGGTATTCCTGACGCTCCTGATGCTGCTCAAGCGCTCCGCCTTCGGGCTGCAGATGCGGGCGGTGACGCAGAACCGGCGCATGGCTTCCTCCATGGGCATCCGCACCGGCTGGGTCGACGCCTTCACCTTCGCGCTCGGCTCCGGCATCGCCGGCATGGCCGGTGTGGCGCTCTCGCAGATCGATAACGTCTCGCCGAACCTCGGCCAGAACTACATCATCGACAGCTTCATGGTCGTCGTATTCGGCGGGGTCGGCAATCTCTGGGGCACGCTGGTCGGCGCCCTGTCGCTCGGCGTCGTCAACAAGTTCCTTGAGCCCTTCGCCGGCGCCGTGCTCGGCAAAATCCTGGTGCTCGTCCTCATCATTCTGTTCATCCAGAAGCGTCCGCGCGGGCTCTTCGCACTCAAAGGAAGGGCGGTGGAAGCATGA
- a CDS encoding urease subunit beta, translating into MIPGEIIAASGDIELNAGAQTVTLEVSNTGDRPVQVGSHYHFAETNAGLSFDRAAAHGKRLDIPAGTAVRFEPGQTRSVTLIPLSGKREVYGFRQLVMGKL; encoded by the coding sequence ATGATTCCGGGCGAGATCATTGCCGCAAGCGGCGACATCGAACTCAATGCCGGCGCGCAGACGGTGACGCTGGAAGTTTCCAATACAGGCGACCGGCCGGTGCAGGTCGGCAGCCACTATCATTTTGCCGAGACCAATGCCGGGCTTTCCTTCGACCGCGCGGCGGCGCACGGGAAACGTCTTGATATTCCGGCCGGGACGGCCGTGCGCTTCGAGCCGGGGCAGACGCGTTCGGTGACGCTGATCCCGCTTTCCGGCAAGCGCGAGGTTTACGGCTTCCGCCAGCTCGTGATGGGCAAGCTTTAG
- the urtC gene encoding urea ABC transporter permease subunit UrtC → MITAFLLRSLDRRITIAVALLLAVAILVPVLNLATGPTHPLHVPTYIMALFGKYLTYALLALALDLVWGFCGILSLGHGAFFALGGYAMGMYLMRQIGSRGVYGDPILPDFMVFLNWKELPWFWYGFDQFWFAALMVLLVPGLLAFVFGWFAFRSRVNGVYLSIITQAMTYALLLAFFRNDMGFGGNNGMTDFKDILGFNIQADGTRASLFAATAIFLALSLTIASAIVRSKFGKVLVGVRDAESRTRFLGYRVEHFKLFTFVVSAMMAGIAGALYVPQVGIINPGEFAPANSIEVVIWTAVGGRGTLIGPIIGAILVNGGKTIFTGLFPEFWLFALGGLFVAVTLFLPKGVVGTIAHQLGKRKAVTDAVPPAAEEDDIEAKIQAAE, encoded by the coding sequence ATGATAACGGCCTTCCTTCTCCGATCGCTCGATCGCAGGATCACAATCGCCGTCGCCCTGCTGCTGGCGGTCGCCATTCTCGTGCCGGTGCTGAACCTCGCCACCGGGCCAACCCATCCGCTTCACGTCCCGACCTACATCATGGCGCTGTTTGGCAAGTATCTGACCTATGCGCTGCTGGCGCTGGCGCTCGATCTCGTCTGGGGCTTCTGCGGCATCCTTTCGCTCGGCCACGGCGCCTTCTTCGCGCTCGGCGGTTATGCGATGGGCATGTATCTGATGCGCCAGATCGGCTCGCGCGGCGTCTACGGCGATCCGATCCTTCCCGACTTCATGGTGTTCCTGAACTGGAAGGAGCTGCCCTGGTTCTGGTACGGCTTCGACCAGTTCTGGTTCGCGGCGCTGATGGTGCTCCTCGTGCCTGGGTTGCTCGCCTTCGTCTTCGGCTGGTTCGCCTTCCGCTCGCGCGTCAACGGCGTCTACCTCTCGATCATCACCCAGGCGATGACCTATGCGCTGCTGCTTGCCTTCTTCCGCAACGACATGGGTTTCGGCGGCAATAACGGCATGACCGATTTCAAGGACATCCTCGGCTTCAACATCCAGGCAGACGGCACGCGCGCAAGCCTCTTCGCCGCGACCGCGATCTTTCTGGCGCTATCGCTGACGATCGCCTCGGCAATCGTCCGCTCAAAGTTCGGCAAGGTGCTCGTCGGCGTACGCGACGCCGAAAGCCGCACACGTTTCCTCGGCTACCGCGTCGAGCATTTCAAGCTCTTCACCTTCGTCGTCTCGGCGATGATGGCGGGCATTGCCGGCGCGCTCTACGTGCCGCAGGTCGGCATCATCAATCCCGGCGAATTCGCGCCCGCAAACTCCATCGAAGTCGTCATCTGGACGGCGGTCGGCGGGCGGGGAACGCTGATCGGGCCGATCATCGGGGCGATCCTCGTCAATGGCGGTAAGACGATTTTCACCGGTCTCTTCCCCGAGTTCTGGCTGTTTGCGCTCGGCGGTCTCTTCGTCGCCGTTACGCTGTTCCTGCCGAAGGGCGTCGTCGGCACCATCGCGCACCAACTCGGCAAACGGAAGGCCGTCACCGACGCTGTACCCCCGGCGGCAGAGGAAGATGACATCGAAGCGAAAATCCAGGCAGCGGAGTGA
- a CDS encoding urease subunit gamma has product MNLTPREKDKLLISMAAMVARRRLERGVKLNYPEAIALISDFVVEGARDGRPVAELMEAGAHVIGRDQVMEGVAEMIHDVQVEATFPDGTKLVTVHEPIR; this is encoded by the coding sequence ATGAACCTCACTCCGAGAGAAAAAGACAAGCTGCTGATTTCGATGGCGGCGATGGTGGCACGGCGGCGGCTGGAGCGCGGCGTCAAGCTGAACTATCCCGAAGCGATTGCGCTGATCAGCGACTTCGTCGTCGAAGGCGCCCGCGACGGCCGTCCCGTCGCCGAGTTGATGGAAGCCGGCGCCCATGTGATCGGCCGTGATCAGGTGATGGAGGGCGTTGCCGAGATGATCCACGACGTGCAGGTGGAAGCAACGTTTCCCGACGGAACCAAGCTCGTCACCGTACATGAACCGATTCGGTAG
- the urtE gene encoding urea ABC transporter ATP-binding subunit UrtE — MLTVENANLHYGAAQALRGISIKAEMGKITCVLGRNGVGKSSLLRAVTGQHPLSAGTVTFNDTKLNGLPPFARAKQGIGYVPQGREIFPLLTVKENLETGFAPLGRRDRNIPDDIFSLFPVLKSMLSRRGGDLSGGQQQQLAIGRAMVTRPKILVLDEPTEGIQPSIIKDIGRAIRYLRDSTGMAILLVEQYLDFCRELADYVYIMDRGEIVHEGLAGTLDTQEARRHLTV, encoded by the coding sequence ATGCTGACAGTCGAGAACGCAAATCTGCATTATGGCGCGGCGCAGGCGCTGCGCGGCATCTCCATCAAGGCGGAGATGGGCAAGATCACCTGCGTGCTGGGGCGCAACGGCGTCGGCAAGAGTTCGCTGCTGCGCGCCGTCACCGGCCAGCATCCGCTGTCGGCCGGCACCGTCACCTTCAACGATACAAAACTGAACGGCCTGCCGCCCTTTGCCCGCGCCAAGCAGGGCATCGGCTATGTGCCGCAGGGGCGTGAAATCTTTCCGCTGCTTACCGTCAAGGAAAATCTCGAAACCGGCTTCGCTCCGCTTGGCCGCCGCGACCGCAACATTCCTGACGATATCTTCAGTCTCTTCCCGGTGCTGAAATCGATGTTGTCACGGCGCGGCGGCGATCTTTCCGGCGGGCAGCAGCAGCAGCTGGCAATCGGGCGCGCCATGGTGACGCGGCCGAAAATTCTCGTGCTCGACGAGCCGACCGAGGGCATTCAGCCGTCGATCATCAAAGATATCGGCCGGGCGATCCGCTATCTCCGCGATTCCACAGGCATGGCGATCCTGCTTGTCGAGCAATATCTGGATTTCTGCCGGGAGCTTGCCGACTATGTCTACATCATGGACCGCGGCGAGATCGTGCATGAAGGGCTTGCCGGAACTCTGGATACGCAGGAAGCTCGCCGCCATCTGACCGTCTGA
- the urtA gene encoding urea ABC transporter substrate-binding protein yields MNLKSTITGAALGAIMTASAAFSSAIAADDTIKVGVLHSLSGTMAISETTLKDAMLMLIDEQNKKGGLLGKKLEAVVVDPASDWPLFAEKARELIEKDKVAAVFGCWTSSSRKSVLPVFEELNSLLFYPVQYEGEESSRNIFYTGAAPNQQAIPAVDYLMKTEGVKRFVLEGTDYVYPRTTNKILAAYLESKGIPKEDILVNYTPFGFSDWQTEVAKIKEFGSAGKKTAVVSTINGDANVPFYKELGNQGIKATDIPVVAFSVGEEELAGLDTKPLVGHLAAWNYFESVESPANKKFIKEWHAFTKNDKRVTNDPMEAAYIGFNAWVNAVEAAGTTNTDAVLDNIIGVTVPNLSGGYATVMPNHHITKPVLIGEIQANGQFEIVQQTPAVVGDEWSDYLPDSKDLISDWRKPLNCGNFNVATGKCGGKGS; encoded by the coding sequence ATGAATCTCAAATCCACGATTACGGGTGCCGCGCTCGGCGCCATCATGACAGCTTCGGCTGCCTTCAGCAGCGCGATTGCCGCCGACGATACGATCAAGGTCGGCGTGCTGCATTCGCTCTCGGGCACGATGGCAATTTCCGAAACCACACTGAAAGACGCCATGCTGATGCTCATCGACGAGCAGAACAAGAAGGGCGGCCTTCTCGGCAAGAAGCTCGAAGCTGTCGTCGTCGATCCGGCGTCCGATTGGCCGCTCTTTGCCGAAAAGGCGCGTGAGCTGATCGAAAAGGACAAGGTCGCCGCGGTCTTCGGTTGCTGGACGTCGTCCTCGCGCAAGTCGGTGCTGCCGGTTTTCGAAGAGCTGAACTCGCTGCTCTTCTACCCTGTGCAGTATGAAGGCGAGGAATCCTCGCGCAACATCTTCTACACGGGTGCGGCTCCGAACCAGCAGGCGATCCCGGCTGTCGACTATCTGATGAAGACCGAAGGCGTGAAGCGCTTCGTGCTCGAAGGCACCGACTATGTCTACCCGCGCACGACCAACAAGATCCTGGCAGCCTATCTCGAATCCAAGGGCATTCCGAAGGAAGACATTCTCGTCAACTACACGCCGTTCGGGTTCTCCGACTGGCAGACCGAGGTCGCCAAGATCAAGGAATTCGGCTCTGCCGGCAAGAAGACCGCCGTGGTCTCCACGATCAATGGTGACGCCAATGTGCCGTTCTACAAGGAGCTCGGCAACCAGGGCATCAAGGCGACCGACATTCCGGTTGTCGCCTTCTCGGTCGGCGAAGAAGAGCTTGCCGGCCTCGACACCAAGCCGCTCGTCGGCCATCTCGCTGCCTGGAACTACTTCGAGTCGGTGGAAAGCCCCGCCAACAAGAAGTTCATCAAGGAATGGCACGCCTTCACAAAGAACGACAAGCGTGTGACGAACGATCCGATGGAGGCCGCCTATATCGGCTTCAACGCCTGGGTGAATGCCGTCGAGGCCGCCGGCACCACCAATACCGATGCCGTTCTCGATAACATCATCGGCGTCACCGTTCCGAACCTCTCCGGCGGCTATGCCACCGTCATGCCCAACCACCACATCACCAAGCCGGTGCTGATTGGTGAAATCCAGGCCAACGGCCAGTTCGAAATCGTCCAGCAAACGCCCGCTGTCGTCGGCGACGAATGGTCGGACTATCTGCCGGACTCCAAGGACCTGATCTCTGATTGGCGCAAGCCGTTGAACTGCGGCAACTTCAACGTTGCCACCGGCAAGTGCGGCGGCAAGGGCTCCTGA
- a CDS encoding phosphatase PAP2 family protein produces MSVSKLCRLSTALVSLLSVVPSLAAAEQATSAKAPYAETGNTNKRGDACFSTADTNAAVHLLSGFLEVWMPRTPFVDAGVEAAAKDNCPAVAKSDWDGIPFSKTDGQIVNKPVHDANIAYVVKATKARTAEQAVAAYLDDRRGKNASIVDGLGPLTDAWKAGSKQITTITEVAADATTVKYDDKGNNRGAGSKADTENKTDANPDMGLAIDFINAASGDGSTEPAKRYFKYARPYRWSPDVSVVPTLEPAKSSKPVEDGGFPSGHTAEAWRDALAMAYLVPQRFQEMIARASEMGEDRILAGMHSPLDVMGGRMLGTATVVYNLNKSDNSALKSAAYAQAQSWLIAKSGVADAGALEVAAHAAPLSADRFADHEANRAYVLQRLSYGLPTIHATDQPARVPQGAEALLETRLPYLDGEQRREVLGTTEIASGYPLLDDAEGYGRLNLFAAADGYGAFEQDVTVTMDAAKGGFNAIDTWRNDIGGKGRLVKRGSGILGLSGANSYAGGTVLEEGVLVAGSPSALGAGGLMVNGGSLIVAADKPLAVGGDYQQLASATAKPTLGANGAGTLVVAGKAALAGDLDVALAHGFAPAPGTKIEILKAAAITGTFGKFTISGHRATLSYGPNSVTLTIDG; encoded by the coding sequence ATGTCTGTTTCAAAACTTTGCCGCCTGAGCACCGCTCTCGTCAGCCTTCTTTCGGTCGTGCCCTCGCTTGCCGCCGCAGAGCAAGCCACAAGCGCGAAAGCGCCCTATGCCGAGACCGGAAACACCAACAAGCGCGGTGACGCTTGCTTCTCGACGGCCGACACCAACGCCGCCGTCCATCTTCTCTCCGGCTTCCTCGAAGTATGGATGCCGCGCACGCCTTTCGTCGATGCCGGTGTGGAAGCCGCAGCCAAGGACAATTGCCCTGCAGTCGCCAAGTCAGATTGGGACGGCATTCCCTTCAGCAAGACCGACGGCCAGATCGTCAACAAGCCAGTCCATGATGCTAATATCGCCTATGTCGTGAAGGCGACGAAGGCGCGAACGGCCGAGCAGGCGGTTGCCGCCTATCTTGACGATCGGCGCGGCAAGAATGCCAGCATCGTCGATGGTCTCGGTCCGCTGACGGATGCCTGGAAGGCCGGTTCCAAGCAGATCACCACGATCACTGAGGTGGCGGCCGACGCGACGACGGTCAAATATGACGACAAGGGCAACAATCGCGGCGCCGGCAGCAAAGCGGATACGGAAAACAAGACCGACGCCAACCCGGACATGGGCCTCGCCATCGACTTCATCAATGCCGCAAGCGGCGATGGCTCGACGGAGCCCGCCAAGCGCTATTTCAAATATGCCCGTCCCTATCGCTGGAGCCCGGACGTCTCGGTCGTCCCGACGCTCGAGCCCGCCAAAAGCAGCAAGCCGGTCGAGGACGGTGGCTTCCCCAGCGGACATACGGCGGAAGCCTGGCGGGATGCGCTCGCCATGGCCTATTTGGTGCCGCAGCGATTCCAGGAAATGATCGCGCGCGCCAGCGAAATGGGTGAAGACCGCATCCTTGCAGGCATGCACTCTCCGCTCGACGTGATGGGCGGCCGCATGCTCGGAACCGCCACGGTCGTCTATAACCTGAACAAGTCCGACAATTCAGCGCTGAAGAGCGCTGCCTACGCCCAGGCGCAGTCATGGCTGATCGCCAAGTCGGGTGTTGCCGATGCGGGTGCGCTCGAAGTCGCCGCCCATGCAGCGCCGCTTTCGGCGGACCGTTTCGCCGATCACGAAGCCAATCGTGCCTATGTGCTGCAGCGCCTGAGCTATGGGCTGCCGACGATCCATGCGACCGATCAGCCGGCCCGCGTGCCGCAGGGCGCCGAAGCGCTTCTGGAAACCCGTCTGCCCTATCTTGATGGTGAACAGCGCCGCGAGGTGCTTGGTACAACGGAAATCGCCTCGGGCTATCCGCTGCTCGACGACGCGGAAGGCTACGGCCGCCTCAACCTGTTTGCCGCCGCCGACGGTTACGGCGCCTTCGAACAGGACGTGACCGTGACGATGGATGCGGCAAAGGGCGGCTTCAATGCGATCGATACCTGGCGCAACGACATCGGCGGCAAGGGCAGACTGGTGAAGCGCGGCAGCGGCATTCTCGGTCTTTCCGGCGCCAACAGCTATGCCGGCGGCACCGTGCTGGAAGAGGGCGTGCTGGTTGCCGGCTCTCCCTCGGCCCTCGGCGCCGGCGGGTTGATGGTCAATGGCGGTTCGCTCATCGTGGCCGCCGACAAGCCCTTAGCCGTGGGCGGCGACTATCAGCAGCTCGCCAGTGCGACGGCGAAGCCGACGCTCGGCGCGAATGGCGCCGGCACGCTGGTCGTTGCAGGCAAGGCGGCGCTTGCCGGCGATCTTGACGTGGCGCTCGCCCATGGCTTTGCGCCGGCGCCGGGAACGAAGATCGAAATCCTGAAGGCTGCCGCCATTACCGGCACCTTCGGCAAGTTCACCATCTCCGGCCACAGGGCGACCCTGTCTTACGGCCCGAACTCGGTCACCTTGACGATCGACGGCTAA